From a region of the Thermoanaerobaculia bacterium genome:
- the phoU gene encoding phosphate signaling complex protein PhoU, producing the protein MKEHFAEQLEHLRRRLILFGAEVEKQIAAAVEAFTEASASKASVVIANDEAIDRTEVEIEEEAIHLFALQQPVAVDLRLLISCLKINNDLERIGDHAVNIAECAERISAKKPLKPFIDIPSMGEVAMEMLKDALDSFVNRDADLARAVIRKDDVLDDKNKSIIRELLTYMAESPSLISYSLECISVSKNLERVGDLATNIAEDTIYLAQAKLVKHHAAEMP; encoded by the coding sequence GTGAAAGAGCATTTCGCCGAACAGCTGGAGCATCTCCGCCGCCGCCTGATCCTCTTCGGCGCCGAGGTCGAGAAGCAGATCGCGGCCGCGGTCGAGGCCTTCACGGAAGCCTCGGCCTCGAAGGCGAGCGTCGTGATCGCCAACGACGAGGCGATCGACCGGACGGAGGTCGAGATCGAGGAGGAGGCGATCCACCTCTTCGCTCTCCAGCAGCCGGTCGCCGTGGACCTGCGCCTCCTGATCTCGTGCCTCAAGATCAACAACGATCTCGAGCGGATCGGCGACCACGCGGTCAACATCGCCGAATGCGCCGAGAGGATCTCCGCGAAGAAGCCGCTCAAGCCCTTCATCGACATTCCTTCGATGGGCGAGGTCGCGATGGAGATGCTGAAGGACGCGCTCGATTCTTTCGTCAACCGCGACGCCGATCTCGCGCGCGCGGTGATCCGGAAGGACGACGTGCTCGACGACAAGAACAAATCGATCATCCGGGAGCTGCTGACCTACATGGCGGAGTCTCCCTCGCTCATCTCCTACAGCCTCGAGTGCATCTCGGTCTCCAAGAACCTCGAGCGCGTGGGAGACCTCGCGACGAACATCGCCGAGGACACGATCTACCTCGCGCAGGCGAAGCTCGTGAAGCACCACGCCGCGGAGATGCCGTAG